Below is a window of Fimbriimonadia bacterium DNA.
CCTGCCATCATTCTAACACGGATTTCGCGGTTCTGCGCATGATGGTGTAAAGCAGATTCTCCAAGCCCGGCGCGCTGTGCGGCTGGCCTACGCACCTTTAAGCCAGGAAGCGTGCAGATACGCCCTTGCACGGCGGTAGACTCATGCCAGATGATTCGCCTGCTTTTTCTGGAAGCGGCGCTTGGCGTAGGCGGCGCTGAGAGAAACAACCAGCGCGTCATGCTCGGCTTGGACCGAACCCGGTTCGAGCCCCACGTCGCCACCCTGAAGGCAAGGGGACCCATCGGAGACGAACTCGCGGCTTCGGGAGTTCCCGTGACGGAAAACCTCTGTCCTCCCGGGCGTGGTTTTCTTGCAGCGCGCGGTTCGCTTGCAGCGCTGTGCCGCAAGGTGCGCCCAAACCTCCTCTTCACCTCGGACAGCCCACTGCCGATGCTGTGGGGCGGTTGGCTGCGGCGCAAAGGTTTCGTTCCTCACTACTGCGCCGTGTTCCATACCACAAACTTCGCCGACAAAGGCTTCCGGCGTCGGCTTGCGTGGCGCTCGGCAGTGCCGGTCGCTGACCGAATCATCGCTACGGGTCGTGCGCACGTCGAGTACGTGCACCGAACGGTAGGAGTACCGCGCCAGAAGATGGTGAACATACTGAACGGCGTGGACCTTAGCCGCTTCACACCGCCGGAGGACAAGGCGCCGTTCAAGCGCAAACTCGGCTTCACACCTGATGCACTGCTCGTCGGGATTGTCGCCGCTCTTCGTCCGGAGAAGAACCACTCAATGTTCGTGCGTGCGGCAAAGCGGCTCCATGCCCAGTTTCCGCAAGCCCGCTTCCTACTCGTGGGAGAAGGACCCGAGCGACCGTCCATTGAGGCTCTCATCGCCTCTCTGGACGTCGGCAA
It encodes the following:
- a CDS encoding glycosyltransferase — its product is MIRLLFLEAALGVGGAERNNQRVMLGLDRTRFEPHVATLKARGPIGDELAASGVPVTENLCPPGRGFLAARGSLAALCRKVRPNLLFTSDSPLPMLWGGWLRRKGFVPHYCAVFHTTNFADKGFRRRLAWRSAVPVADRIIATGRAHVEYVHRTVGVPRQKMVNILNGVDLSRFTPPEDKAPFKRKLGFTPDALLVGIVAALRPEKNHSMFVRAAKRLHAQFPQARFLLVGEGPERPSIEALIASLDVGNEVKLLGRRSDMPDVMSALDVITLCSKPVIETLPVCLVEADAMGLPAISTRVGSVDDIVEEGVTGFLVDPDDEEAFAERIKRLLLDPELRKRFGAAAREHALARFDVHEMVHKYEQLFEEIVKPS